One Vespula pensylvanica isolate Volc-1 chromosome 1, ASM1446617v1, whole genome shotgun sequence genomic region harbors:
- the LOC122627413 gene encoding V-type proton ATPase 116 kDa subunit a1 isoform X1 has protein sequence MGSLFRSEEMTLCQLFLQSEAAYACVSELGELGLVQFRDLNPDVNAFQRKFVNEVRRCDEMERKLRYLEKEIKKDGIPMLDTGENPEAPQPREMIDLEATFEKLENELREVNQNAEALKRNFLELTELKHILRKTQVFFDEGKRGVTCVCCQAENGGVVSQMADPSREEEQVTLLGEEGLRAGGQALKLGFVAGVILRERIPAFERMLWRACRGNVFLRQAEIETPLEDPSTGDQVFKSVFIIFFQGDQLKTRVKKICEGFRATLYPCPEAPADRREMAMGVMTRIEDLNTVLGQTQDHRHRVLVAAAKNIKNWFVKVRKIKAIYHTLNLFNLDVTQKCLIAECWVPVLDIETIQLALRRGTERSGSSVSPILNRMETFEDPPTYNRTNKFTKGFQALIDAYGVASYREMNPAPYTIITFPFLFAVMFGDLGHGLIMFLFGGWMVLKEKPLAAKKSDNEIWNIFFGGRYIVFLMGLFSMYTGFIYNDVFSKSLNIFGSHWNITYNFTTVHSNRALQLNPNTTEYEQNPYPIGLDPVWQLAENKIIFLNSYKMKISIIFGVLHMLFGVIVGLWNHLYFKKRINITCEFIPQIIFLIVLFLYMVVLMFIKWIKYHATLSSEIRPSPYCAPSVLITFINMVLFNKPVQLKGCDKWMYAGQDGFQKFLVVVAVICIPWMLLAKPITLMRNAKKQHYQLNNHGAENGDVDGSVGAVQPTGGVQGNHKEEQEDMTEVFIHQGIHTIEYVLGSVSHTASYLRLWALSLAHAQLSEVLWAMVMRNGLTWEGWVGGIILWIIFAFWAVLTVGILVLMEGLSAFLHTLRLHWVEFQSKFYAGLGYSFQPFSFEIILDAAQSTAED, from the exons ATGGGTTCGCTTTTTCGAAGTGAAGAAATGACCTTGTGTCAACTCTTCTTACAAAGCGAAGCTGCTTACGCTTGTGTCTCCGAACTTGGCGAACTTGGCCTTGTCCAATTTCGAGAT ctTAACCCAGATGTTAACGCATTTCAACGGAAATTCGTTAACGAAGTACGTCGTTGCGATGAAATGGAACGAAAATTACGATATCTTGAGAAGGAAATCAAAAAAGATGGAATACCAATGCTTGATACTGGTGAAAATCCTGAAGCTCCACAACCTCGTGAAATGATTGATTTAGAAGCTACATTTGAAAAGTTGGAAAATGAACTGCGAGAAGTCAATCAAAATGCTGAAGCTCTGAAACGTAACTTCTTAGAATTGACTGAGCTAAAGCACATATTAAGAAAAACTCAAGTCTTCTTTGATGAG GGCAAGAGAGGGGTGACATGTGTCTGTTGCCAGGCTGAGAATGGAGGTGTCGTATCGCAGATGGCAGATCCAAGTCGTGAGGAAGAGCAAGTCACTCTCTTGGGTGAAGAGGGCCTCCGCGCCGGCGGCCAGGCTCTCAAGCTCGG TTTCGTTGCTGGAGTTATACTACGTGAACGCATTCCTGCATTCGAACGCATGCTATGGCGTGCATGTCGTGGAAATGTATTTTTACGTCAAGCTGAAATTGAAACACCCTTGGAAGACCCTTCAACg ggaGACCAAGTCTTTAAATCGgtgtttattatattcttccaAGGTGATCAATTAAAGACACGAGTTAAGAAAATTTGCGAAGGTTTTAGGGCAACTTTGTATCCATGTCCTGAAGCACCAGCAGATCGACGGGAAATGGCTATGGGAGTAATGACACGTATTGAAGATTTAAATacg GTACTTGGTCAAACTCAAGATCATCGTCATCGTGTCTTGGTAGCTGCAgcgaaaaatatcaaaaattggTTTGTCAAAGTTCGgaaaataaaagcaatttatcatacattaaatttattcaatttagaTGTTACTCAGAAATGTTTGATAGCGGAATGTTGGGTACCTGTATTAGATATCGAGACGATTCAACTTGCCTTACGTCGTGGAACG gaaCGTAGCGGTAGTTCTGTATCTCCTATTCTAAATCGTATGGAAACATTCGAAGATCCGCCGACTTACAAtcgtacaaataaatttactaaAGGTTTTCAAGCTTTAATTGATGCATATGGAGTTGCATCTTACAGAGAAATGAATCCTGCACCATATACGATAATTACTTTCCCATTTTTATTCGCTGTCATGTTTGGTGATCTCGGACATGGATTGATCATGTTTCTATTTGGTGGATGGATGGTGCTAAAGGAGAAACCATTAGCAGCTAAAAAATCTGACAATGAAATATGGAATATCTTTTTTGGTGGCAGATACATTGTTTTCTTAATGGGATTATTTTCGATGTACACAGGATTTATATACAACGACgtattttctaaatctttaaatattttcggaTCACATTGGAATATCACTTATAATTTCACGACCGTTCACTCGAATAGAGCTTTACAATTAAATCCAAATACAACGGAATACGAACAGAATCCTTACCCAATTGGTCTGGATCCTGTATGGCAATTAgccgaaaataaaattatatttttaaattcctaTAAAATGAAGATTTCAATAATCTTTGGTGTATTACATATGTTGTTTGGTGTTATTGTTGGACTATGGAATCATTTGTACTTCAAAAAGAGGATAAATATTACTTGCGAATTTATTCCtcagattatatttttaatagtactTTTCTTGTACATGGTTGTACTCATGTTTATTAAATGGATAAAATATCATGCAACCTTATCATCAG aaattCGTCCTAGTCCTTATTGTGCACCATCagtattaataacatttatcaACATGGTACTCTTCAATAAACCTGTACAATTAAAAGGTTGTGACAAATGGATGTATGCTGGTCAAGATGGATTCCAGAAATTTTTAGTCGTCGTAGCTGTCATTTGCATTCCATGGATGTTATTAGCTAAGCCAATTACATTAATGCGTAATGCAAAGAAACAACATTATCaa TTAAATAATCATGGTGCTGAAAATGGTGACGTAGATGGTAGTGTTGGTGCGGTGCAACCAACAGGAGGTGTTCAAGGTAATcataaagaagaacaagaagataTGACTGAAGTATTTATACACCAAGGCATTCATACTATCGAATATGTACTTGGTAGCGTCTCCCATACTGCATCATATTTACGTTTGTGGGCTTTATCTCTTGCTCATGCAC aactcTCAGAAGTATTATGGGCTATGGTAATGAGGAATGGATTGACCTGGGAAGGTTGGGTTGGTGGTATTATCCTTTGGATAATATTCGCATTTTGGGCTGTTTTGACTGTTGGTATTTTAGTTCTGATGGAAGGACTTTCAGCTTTCTTACATACTCTTCGTCTCCATTG GGTGGAATTTCAAAGCAAGTTTTACGCTGGTTTGGGTTATAGTTTCCAAccattttcgttcgaaattatattagatGCCGCTCAATCGACTGCCGAGGATTAA